A single genomic interval of Amblyomma americanum isolate KBUSLIRL-KWMA chromosome 11, ASM5285725v1, whole genome shotgun sequence harbors:
- the LOC144109539 gene encoding uncharacterized protein LOC144109539 yields the protein MELPKDSKTKAKKRRASKSSRKSSMSSTASKMDESMRSGAEKATVTGAPVSTATGEKSEERSSSRHTPTKSHQRHHTKAPSLNAGSPSSTNQSEQTHESGVVGSTASSPASCQIAPLLKKTTSSTAAAPSAEGSPKPCHLPPPPPQDSDRSNTKRRGSRPVAKSVEDQVAVQQPPSQQQAELKTESRESPGSKPSSEQLASTESNAQPEAQPGEAKLVDAQAQTQEGAKTAVREETQLETKPETKLEPTLETEGGVKPDATHDQTQANQEQQESLASQAVQVQTDGPPLKGAVTSDMATQHTPAAATAPPVVRHAAMVDTGTDTPNDLLAPAGPVPELPFASAEYTSPAGPVSAQTAAASGKQPAEKKRFESTAKGKTSLGRKSGPATTELGGVASTEATVMLDVNPYVRFPLLVMNLIIWLIGLTLLLVGAYAYVDTWAQSEIPMNNPSYNVLSMFVIKMEITVMLFGMITMSLSFCGCVGALRENTCLLNVYSSFITALLLINLVVGLVVFFLPSQIKKMLSETFSMELIVHYRDSPDFQRLMDSMQERMQCCGISRRNFRDWNANMYFNCSRANPSNERCSVPYSCCKRNSTDQVVSLSCGRNVLNMTDYDAWFQVYTGNCLDSAHRYVRENVTIITGLCLVFVILLAFVQMVTQALIDEILIIRRIYEKFYERAYDMRAAQEQTEPSAN from the exons ATGGAGCTCCCAAAAGACTCCAAGACCAAAGCCAAGAAACGCCGCGCTTCTAAATCGAGCCGG AAGTCGTCGATGTCGAGTACGGCCTCGAAAATGGACGAGTCGATGCGGTCGGGCGCGGAGAAGGCGACCGTCACTGGCGCACCGGTTTCCACGGCAACAGGGGAGAAAAGCGAGGAGAGGTCGTCGTCCCGCCACACTCCAACAAAGTCGCATCAG CGTCATCACACAAAGGCGCCCAGTCTTAACGCCGGTTCCCCTTCGTCAACGAACCAAAGCGAGCAAACACACGAATCAGGAGTCGTCGGAAGTACCGCCAGCAGTCCGGCATCGTGTCAGATTGCGCCCTTATTGAAGAAAACGACATCGTCGACCGCGGCAGCACCCTCAGCGGAGGGATCGCCAAAACCGTGCCacttgccaccaccaccacctcaggATTCTGACAGGTCGAACACCAAACGCCGCGGAAGCCGTCCTGTCGCGAAATCTGTTGAGGACCAGGTCGCCGTCCAGCAACCTCCAAGCCAACAGCAAGCAGAGCTTAAGACGGAGTCCCGGGAGAGCCCAGGCTCAAAGCCGAGTTCCGAGCAACTCGCCAGCACTGAATCAAACGCACAACCAGAGGCTCAGCCAGGCGAGGCCAAACTCGTCGACGCCCAGGCACAGACGCAGGAAGGTGCGAAGACAGCGGTTCGAGAAGAGACGCAGCTGGAGACCAAGCCGGAGACCAAGCTGGAGCCGACACTGGAGACGGAAGGTGGCGTGAAGCCAGACGCTACGCACGACCAGACGCAGGCGAACCAGGAGCAGCAAGAGTCACTGGCGTCCCAAGCTGTACAGGTGCAGACCGACGGACCACCTCTAAAGGGGGCGGTGACAAGTGACATGGCAACGCAGCACACTCCCGCCGCCGCTACGGCTCCTCCCGTGGTCCGGCACGCGGCGATGGTCGACACTGGCACGGACACGCCCAATGACCTGTTGGCTCCGGCCGGGCCCGTGCCAGAGCTTCCTTTCGCATCGGCGGAGTACACGTCACCAGCAGGTCCTGTCTCCGCTCAGACGGCAGCAGCGAGTGGCAAGCAGCCGGCGGAGAAGAAGCGCTTTGAGAGCACAGCGAAGG GAAAGACGTCGTTGGGCCGCAAGTCGGGGCCTGCGACCACCGAGCTTGGCGGCGTGGCCTCGACGGAGGCCACCGTCATGCTGGACGTCAACCCGTACGTGCGCTTCCCGCTGCTGGTGATGAACCTCATCATCTGGCTCATCGGCCTCACCCTACTGCTGGTCGGAGCGTACGCCTACGTGGACACCTGGGCCCAGTCGGAGATCCCGATGAACAACCCCTCCTACAACGTCCTCAG CATGTTCGTGATCAAGATGGAGATCACAGTCATGCTGTTCGGCATGATCACCATGTCTCTGTCCTTCTGCGGCTGCGTGGGAGCCCTTCGGGAGAACACCTGCCTGCTGAACGTGTACTCGTCCTTCATCACGGCTCTGCTGCTCATCAACCTGGTCGTGGGCCTGGTCGTCTTCTTCCTGCCGTCCCAGATCAAGAAGATGCTCTCCGAGACATTCTCCATGGAGCTCATCGTCCACTACCGGGACTCGCCGGACTTCCAGAGGCTCATGGACAGCATGCAG GAGAGGATGCAGTGCTGCGGCATTTCGAGGAGGAACTTCCGGGACTGGAACGCCAACATGTACTTCAACTGCTCCCGGGCTAACCCCAGCAACGAGCGCTGTTCAGTGCCATACTCGTGCTGCAAGCGAAATAGCACCGATCAG GTGGTGAGTCTTTCGTGCGGTCGCAACGTGCTCAACATGACCGACTACGACGCCTGGTTCCAGGTGTACACAGGCAACTGCCTCGACTCGGCCCACCGCTACGTGCGCGAGAACGTCACCATCATCACGGGCCTCTGCCTCGTCTTCGTCATCTTGCTCGCCTTCGTCCAGATGGTCACGCAGGCGCTCATCGACGAGATACTCATCATCCGGCGCATCTACGAGAAGTTCTACGAGCGCGCCTACGACATGCGCGCCGCCCAGGAGCAGACTGAGCCGTCCGCAAACTAG